One window of Myxocyprinus asiaticus isolate MX2 ecotype Aquarium Trade chromosome 4, UBuf_Myxa_2, whole genome shotgun sequence genomic DNA carries:
- the srsf7a gene encoding serine and arginine rich splicing factor 7a isoform X3, giving the protein MSYSSRSSSRASDCKVYVGDLGNGAAKGELERAFSYYGPLRSVWVARNPPGFAFVEYEDARDAEDAVKGMDGKVLCGARIRVELSTGMSRKSRFGRPNRRQFDPNDRCYQCGENGHYAYDCYRFSKRRSRRSRSASRSRSRSRGRRYRSRSRSNERKYRSPSYSKRRSRSASPARSRTPVRRSRSPVHRSKSPVRRSRSRTPVRRDSRSRSRSRSASRQRERSASRSRSRSVSHKKDSHSRSASPRRSPTPDAD; this is encoded by the exons ATGTCATACTCATCCCGAAGTTCCTCTCGCGCCTCTGACTGTAAGGTCTATGTCGGAGATCTTGGCAACGGTGCAGCCAAAGGTGAACTTGAACGAGCCTTCAGTTACTACGGACCACTGAGGAGTGTATGGGTCGCCCGAAACCCACCAGGTTTCGCCTTCGTAGAGTATGAGGACGCCAGAGATGCAGAGGATGCCGTAAAGGGGATGGACGGAAA GGTGCTTTGTGGAGCCCGCATCAGAGTTGAGCTGTCTACTGGTATGTCCAGAAAGTCCCGTTTTGGCCGTCCCAACCGCAGGCAGTTTGACCCCAATGACCGGTGTTACCAGTGCGGAGAGAATGGCCATTATGCCTATGACTGCTATCGCTTCAGCAAGAGGCGTAGCCGACGCAGCAG gtcAGCATCTCGCTCTCGGTCCAGATCTCGTGGCCGGCGTTACCGCTCTCGTAGCCGTAGCAATGAGAG GAAGTACCGTTCACCTTCATACTCAAAACGCAGAAGCAG GTCAGCCTCCCCAGCCCGCTCCAGAACTCCTGTGCGGCGCTCCCGTTCACCTGTACACAGGTCAAAAAGCCCAGTCCGAAGATCCAGATCCCGAACACCTGTCCGTAGAGACAG TCGATCTCGCTCCCGTTCACGCTCTGCTTCTAGACAACGGGAACGTAGTGCATCCAGATCTCGCTCTCGTTCAGTCAGTCACAAGAAAGACAG TCATTCCAGGTCTGCCAGCCCAAGGAGAAGTCCAACACCAGATGCTGACTGA
- the srsf7a gene encoding serine and arginine rich splicing factor 7a isoform X2, with the protein MCKMSYSSRSSSRASDCKVYVGDLGNGAAKGELERAFSYYGPLRSVWVARNPPGFAFVEYEDARDAEDAVKGMDGKVLCGARIRVELSTGMSRKSRFGRPNRRQFDPNDRCYQCGENGHYAYDCYRFSKRRSRRSRSASRSRSRSRGRRYRSRSRSNERKYRSPSYSKRRSRSASPARSRTPVRRSRSPVHRSKSPVRRSRSRTPVRRDSRSRSRSRSASRQRERSASRSRSRSVSHKKDSHSRSASPRRSPTPDAD; encoded by the exons AT GTGCAAGATGTCATACTCATCCCGAAGTTCCTCTCGCGCCTCTGACTGTAAGGTCTATGTCGGAGATCTTGGCAACGGTGCAGCCAAAGGTGAACTTGAACGAGCCTTCAGTTACTACGGACCACTGAGGAGTGTATGGGTCGCCCGAAACCCACCAGGTTTCGCCTTCGTAGAGTATGAGGACGCCAGAGATGCAGAGGATGCCGTAAAGGGGATGGACGGAAA GGTGCTTTGTGGAGCCCGCATCAGAGTTGAGCTGTCTACTGGTATGTCCAGAAAGTCCCGTTTTGGCCGTCCCAACCGCAGGCAGTTTGACCCCAATGACCGGTGTTACCAGTGCGGAGAGAATGGCCATTATGCCTATGACTGCTATCGCTTCAGCAAGAGGCGTAGCCGACGCAGCAG gtcAGCATCTCGCTCTCGGTCCAGATCTCGTGGCCGGCGTTACCGCTCTCGTAGCCGTAGCAATGAGAG GAAGTACCGTTCACCTTCATACTCAAAACGCAGAAGCAG GTCAGCCTCCCCAGCCCGCTCCAGAACTCCTGTGCGGCGCTCCCGTTCACCTGTACACAGGTCAAAAAGCCCAGTCCGAAGATCCAGATCCCGAACACCTGTCCGTAGAGACAG TCGATCTCGCTCCCGTTCACGCTCTGCTTCTAGACAACGGGAACGTAGTGCATCCAGATCTCGCTCTCGTTCAGTCAGTCACAAGAAAGACAG TCATTCCAGGTCTGCCAGCCCAAGGAGAAGTCCAACACCAGATGCTGACTGA
- the srsf7a gene encoding serine and arginine rich splicing factor 7a isoform X1 translates to MFLLFTCVHKSSTGARVVNGCTSRRVFVSYRCKMSYSSRSSSRASDCKVYVGDLGNGAAKGELERAFSYYGPLRSVWVARNPPGFAFVEYEDARDAEDAVKGMDGKVLCGARIRVELSTGMSRKSRFGRPNRRQFDPNDRCYQCGENGHYAYDCYRFSKRRSRRSRSASRSRSRSRGRRYRSRSRSNERKYRSPSYSKRRSRSASPARSRTPVRRSRSPVHRSKSPVRRSRSRTPVRRDSRSRSRSRSASRQRERSASRSRSRSVSHKKDSHSRSASPRRSPTPDAD, encoded by the exons atgtttttGCTCTTCACATGTGTTCATAAGTCTTCTACGGGAGCTCGTGTTGTTAACGGTTGTACCAGCCGCCGGGTCTTCGTTTCG TACAGGTGCAAGATGTCATACTCATCCCGAAGTTCCTCTCGCGCCTCTGACTGTAAGGTCTATGTCGGAGATCTTGGCAACGGTGCAGCCAAAGGTGAACTTGAACGAGCCTTCAGTTACTACGGACCACTGAGGAGTGTATGGGTCGCCCGAAACCCACCAGGTTTCGCCTTCGTAGAGTATGAGGACGCCAGAGATGCAGAGGATGCCGTAAAGGGGATGGACGGAAA GGTGCTTTGTGGAGCCCGCATCAGAGTTGAGCTGTCTACTGGTATGTCCAGAAAGTCCCGTTTTGGCCGTCCCAACCGCAGGCAGTTTGACCCCAATGACCGGTGTTACCAGTGCGGAGAGAATGGCCATTATGCCTATGACTGCTATCGCTTCAGCAAGAGGCGTAGCCGACGCAGCAG gtcAGCATCTCGCTCTCGGTCCAGATCTCGTGGCCGGCGTTACCGCTCTCGTAGCCGTAGCAATGAGAG GAAGTACCGTTCACCTTCATACTCAAAACGCAGAAGCAG GTCAGCCTCCCCAGCCCGCTCCAGAACTCCTGTGCGGCGCTCCCGTTCACCTGTACACAGGTCAAAAAGCCCAGTCCGAAGATCCAGATCCCGAACACCTGTCCGTAGAGACAG TCGATCTCGCTCCCGTTCACGCTCTGCTTCTAGACAACGGGAACGTAGTGCATCCAGATCTCGCTCTCGTTCAGTCAGTCACAAGAAAGACAG TCATTCCAGGTCTGCCAGCCCAAGGAGAAGTCCAACACCAGATGCTGACTGA